In a single window of the Eriocheir sinensis breed Jianghai 21 chromosome 61, ASM2467909v1, whole genome shotgun sequence genome:
- the LOC126986261 gene encoding uncharacterized protein LOC126986261 isoform X2, producing MGKPGFCSVLWTVLCLLACLSVSVARNIADKKISDPVKVSESTPTLDFIVEKEIVHENLPQDPLSALAKMVLRHYTPSTQEDIAYDVASPYTTSDPATQEKRYKNDPATQDEGYTNDPATQDEDYAYDPATQDEDYTYDEEYSDDAGEQDEVYAEDERYANNIKAQDEKNLENMDDDEIAAHDKAIQEKALLEHMIAQEEAIALEEANAHKEADANEEANAHEEADAYEEADAHEEANAHEEANAHEEADAHEEANAHEEADAYEEADAYEEADAHEEADAHEEANAHEEADAYEEADAYEEADAHEEADAHEEADAHEEADAHEEANAHEEADAYEEADAYEEADAHEEADAHEEADAHEEPNAHEEADAYEEADAYEEADVHEEADAHEEADAHEEADAHEEANAHEEANAHEEADAYEEADAHEEADAHEEADAHEEADAYEEADAYEEANAHEEADAHEEADAYEEADAHEEADAHEEADAHEEADAYEEADAYEEANAHEEADAYEEADAYEEADAHEEVNAHEEADAIQVMGKPRPRKQPRKLRPLPFPKTRPYKPSYSSTATRVRSIKPINESRTMNPMTCPPMPYPGMPYETMCAYPNPNICCIPSGDYVNSFQPNYQYPYLSNARISMTAQDSPSNDAMPTTNLKDNTPADDVTLENSQHDDITSGKPPSDSISPEDTSSSHVPSDFTPSDDTSSDHISSGYRFSRSPPNGILSMKKELWTTVNPYKLIPTSHYKMAKNVQLPPSDGIAPESN from the exons ATGGGGAAGCCAGGTTTCTGTAGCGTGCTTTGGACTGTTCTGTGTCTCTTAGCATGTCTCTCAGTATCTGTTGCCAGAAACATTGCGGACAAGAAGATCAGTGACCCAGTTAAGGTCTCGGAATCCACACCAACCCTTGACTTCATTGTGGAGAAGGAAATTGTTCATGAAAACTTACCTCAAGATCCTCTTAGTGCCCTAGCCAAGATGGTTTTGAGGCACTACACCCCATCCACACAGGAAGACATAGCATATGATGTGGCCTCACCGTACACAACATCTGACCCAGCAACACAGGAAAAGAGGTACAAAAATGACCCAGCCACACAGGACGAAGGGTACACAAATGACCCAGCCACACAGGACGAGGATTACGCATATGACCCAGCCACACAGGACGAGGATTACACATATGACGAAGAATACTCAGATGACGCAGGCGAACAGGACGAGGTGTATGCAGAAGACGAGAGGTATGCAAATAACATAAAGGCACAGGATGAGAAAAACTTAGAAAACATGGATGACGATGAAATCGCTGCACATGACAAGGCTATACAGGAGAAGGCATTACTAGAACATATGATTGCTCAGGAAGAGGCCATCGCACTTGAAGAGGCCAACGCACATAAAGAGGCCGACGCAAATGAAGAGGCCAACGCACATGAAGAGGCCGACGCATATGAAGAGGCCGACGCACATGAAGAGGCCAACGCACATGAAGAGGCCAACGCACATGAAGAGGCCGACGCACATGAAGAGGCCAACGCACATGAAGAAGCTGACGCATATGAAGAGGCCGACGCATATGAAGAGGCCGACGCACATGAAGAGGCCGACGCACATGAAGAGGCCAACGCACATGAAGAAGCCGACGCATATGAAGAGGCCGACGCATATGAAGAGGCCGACGCACATGAAGAGGCCGACGCACATGAAGAGGCCGACGCACATGAAGAGGCCGACGCACATGAAGAGGCCAACGCACATGAAGAAGCCGACGCATATGAAGAGGCCGACGCATATGAAGAGGCCGACGCACATGAAGAGGCCGACGCACATGAAGAGGCCGACGCACATGAAGAGCCCAACGCACATGAAGAAGCCGACGCATATGAAGAGGCCGACGCATATGAAGAGGCCGACGTACATGAAGAGGCCGACGCACATGAAGAGGCCGACGCACATGAAGAGGCCGACGCACATGAAGAGGCCAACGCACATGAAGAGGCCAACGCACATGAAGAGGCCGACGCATATGAAGAGGCCGACGCACATGAAGAGGCCGACGCACATGAAGAGGCCGACGCACATGAAGAGGCCGACGCATATGAGGAGGCCGACGCATATGAAGAGGCCAACGCACATGAAGAGGCCGACGCACATGAAGAGGCCGACGCATATGAAGAGGCCGACGCACATGAAGAGGCCGATGCACATGAAGAGGCCGACGCACATGAAGAGGCCGACGCATATGAAGAGGCCGACGCATATGAAGAG GCCAACGCACATGAAGAGGCCGACGCATATGAAGAGGCCGACGCATATGAAGAGGCCGACGCACATGAAGAGGTCAACGCACATGAAGAGGCCGACGCAATCCAAGTCATGGGGAAACCACGACCACGAAAGCAACCAAGAAAACTACGACCATTGCCATTCCCCAAAACCAGGCCCTACAAACCTTCCTACAGCAGCACCGCCACTCGAGTCAGAAGCATTAAACCCATCAATGAGAGCAGGACAATGAATCCCATGACATGCCCGCCAATGCCATATCCTGGTATGCCCTACGAAACCATGTGCGCTTATCCGAACCCTAACATTTGTTGCATACCCAGTGGTGACTACGTAAACTCCTTCCAACCTAACTACCAATACCCATACTTAAGTAATGCACGCATCTCAATGACAGCCCAAGATTCTCCCTCAAATGATGCCATGCCCACTACCAACCTGAAGGACAATACCCCAGCAGATGATGTCACTTTAGAGAACAGCCAACATGATGACATAACTTCAGGCAAACCCCCATCTGATTCCATTTCACCAGAGGATACCTCATCAAGTCATGTCCCTTCAGATTTTACCCCATCAGATGACACATCCTCTGACCATATTTCATCAGGTTATCGTTTCTCACGGAGTCCCCCAAATGGAATCCTCTCAATGAAGAAGGAATTATGGACTACTGTCAATCCGTATAAATTGATTCCAACATCACATTACAAGATGGCCAAGAATGTTCAGCTTCCGCCATCGGACGGCATTGCACCAGAGAGCAATTAG
- the LOC126986261 gene encoding uncharacterized protein LOC126986261 isoform X1: MGKPGFCSVLWTVLCLLACLSVSVARNIADKKISDPVKVSESTPTLDFIVEKEIVHENLPQDPLSALAKMVLRHYTPSTQEDIAYDVASPYTTSDPATQEKRYKNDPATQDEGYTNDPATQDEDYAYDPATQDEDYTYDEEYSDDAGEQDEVYAEDERYANNIKAQDEKNLENMDDDEIAAHDKAIQEKALLEHMIAQEEAIALEEANAHKEADANEEANAHEEADAYEEADAHEEANAHEEANAHEEADAHEEANAHEEADAYEEADAYEEADAHEEADAHEEANAHEEADAYEEADAYEEADAHEEADAHEEADAHEEADAHEEANAHEEADAYEEADAYEEADAHEEADAHEEADAHEEPNAHEEADAYEEADAYEEADVHEEADAHEEADAHEEADAHEEANAHEEANAHEEADAYEEADAHEEADAHEEADAHEEADAYEEADAYEEANAHEEANAHEEANAHEEADAYEEANAHEEADAHEEADAYEEANAHEEANAHEEADAYEEADAYEEADAHEEVNAHEEADAIQVMGKPRPRKQPRKLRPLPFPKTRPYKPSYSSTATRVRSIKPINESRTMNPMTCPPMPYPGMPYETMCAYPNPNICCIPSGDYVNSFQPNYQYPYLSNARISMTAQDSPSNDAMPTTNLKDNTPADDVTLENSQHDDITSGKPPSDSISPEDTSSSHVPSDFTPSDDTSSDHISSGYRFSRSPPNGILSMKKELWTTVNPYKLIPTSHYKMAKNVQLPPSDGIAPESN, encoded by the exons ATGGGGAAGCCAGGTTTCTGTAGCGTGCTTTGGACTGTTCTGTGTCTCTTAGCATGTCTCTCAGTATCTGTTGCCAGAAACATTGCGGACAAGAAGATCAGTGACCCAGTTAAGGTCTCGGAATCCACACCAACCCTTGACTTCATTGTGGAGAAGGAAATTGTTCATGAAAACTTACCTCAAGATCCTCTTAGTGCCCTAGCCAAGATGGTTTTGAGGCACTACACCCCATCCACACAGGAAGACATAGCATATGATGTGGCCTCACCGTACACAACATCTGACCCAGCAACACAGGAAAAGAGGTACAAAAATGACCCAGCCACACAGGACGAAGGGTACACAAATGACCCAGCCACACAGGACGAGGATTACGCATATGACCCAGCCACACAGGACGAGGATTACACATATGACGAAGAATACTCAGATGACGCAGGCGAACAGGACGAGGTGTATGCAGAAGACGAGAGGTATGCAAATAACATAAAGGCACAGGATGAGAAAAACTTAGAAAACATGGATGACGATGAAATCGCTGCACATGACAAGGCTATACAGGAGAAGGCATTACTAGAACATATGATTGCTCAGGAAGAGGCCATCGCACTTGAAGAGGCCAACGCACATAAAGAGGCCGACGCAAATGAAGAGGCCAACGCACATGAAGAGGCCGACGCATATGAAGAGGCCGACGCACATGAAGAGGCCAACGCACATGAAGAGGCCAACGCACATGAAGAGGCCGACGCACATGAAGAGGCCAACGCACATGAAGAAGCTGACGCATATGAAGAGGCCGACGCATATGAAGAGGCCGACGCACATGAAGAGGCCGACGCACATGAAGAGGCCAACGCACATGAAGAAGCCGACGCATATGAAGAGGCCGACGCATATGAAGAGGCCGACGCACATGAAGAGGCCGACGCACATGAAGAGGCCGACGCACATGAAGAGGCCGACGCACATGAAGAGGCCAACGCACATGAAGAAGCCGACGCATATGAAGAGGCCGACGCATATGAAGAGGCCGACGCACATGAAGAGGCCGACGCACATGAAGAGGCCGACGCACATGAAGAGCCCAACGCACATGAAGAAGCCGACGCATATGAAGAGGCCGACGCATATGAAGAGGCCGACGTACATGAAGAGGCCGACGCACATGAAGAGGCCGACGCACATGAAGAGGCCGACGCACATGAAGAGGCCAACGCACATGAAGAGGCCAACGCACATGAAGAGGCCGACGCATATGAAGAGGCCGACGCACATGAAGAGGCCGACGCACATGAAGAGGCCGACGCACATGAAGAGGCCGACGCATATGAGGAGGCCGACGCATATGAAGAGGCCAACGCACATGAAGAG GCCAACGCACATGAAGAGGCCAACGCACATGAAGAGGCCGACGCATATGAAGAGGCCAACGCACATGAAGAGGCCGACGCACATGAAGAGGCCGACGCATATGAAGAGGCCAACGCACATGAAGAGGCCAACGCACATGAAGAGGCCGACGCATATGAAGAGGCCGACGCATATGAAGAGGCCGACGCACATGAAGAGGTCAACGCACATGAAGAGGCCGACGCAATCCAAGTCATGGGGAAACCACGACCACGAAAGCAACCAAGAAAACTACGACCATTGCCATTCCCCAAAACCAGGCCCTACAAACCTTCCTACAGCAGCACCGCCACTCGAGTCAGAAGCATTAAACCCATCAATGAGAGCAGGACAATGAATCCCATGACATGCCCGCCAATGCCATATCCTGGTATGCCCTACGAAACCATGTGCGCTTATCCGAACCCTAACATTTGTTGCATACCCAGTGGTGACTACGTAAACTCCTTCCAACCTAACTACCAATACCCATACTTAAGTAATGCACGCATCTCAATGACAGCCCAAGATTCTCCCTCAAATGATGCCATGCCCACTACCAACCTGAAGGACAATACCCCAGCAGATGATGTCACTTTAGAGAACAGCCAACATGATGACATAACTTCAGGCAAACCCCCATCTGATTCCATTTCACCAGAGGATACCTCATCAAGTCATGTCCCTTCAGATTTTACCCCATCAGATGACACATCCTCTGACCATATTTCATCAGGTTATCGTTTCTCACGGAGTCCCCCAAATGGAATCCTCTCAATGAAGAAGGAATTATGGACTACTGTCAATCCGTATAAATTGATTCCAACATCACATTACAAGATGGCCAAGAATGTTCAGCTTCCGCCATCGGACGGCATTGCACCAGAGAGCAATTAG
- the LOC126986262 gene encoding uncharacterized protein LOC126986262 isoform X4, which translates to MPQQDSTTTTTTTTTASNNTTTSAPSSAASTPGSDSTGRAGAGGAPNNTSVSRPSVPASQSLGSVSSSGSSLSGVTSPPPNNNNNNNKLPGPRPSASLDLLSGLSQSPRAAPTPGDPFASPTGHQPPPAQAQAVSQPSFANFENANIFMNTPTTEDQTEAGSSPLSLSPGSSASPSLSRSHSPIPIPRPVRTPSPYLAWEDLEGEEVNAGTPLIPIAESFASLYTSEATNAKPGSTPCTPVFASGVSAQFVFPTNIGGGGEASKPSPKSSSKPASPAPPRTSDTHAPSATNHPHSRDKSPSPPGPSFPLLSHAPSPPPSSKAPHTPRGRSGSPFFPLNRTSSLPGSKAGLEAAPHSPYGSPRGVALLLSTMGRRGSYQSLGGSTGSVKDEEHLLDDLEPEEEDGRGTGEEEGPGQEPPHPISRPIPIAQSLLYRHGGRPLSSSCPTRASPLTNPPLPPLSRLATNSPWGAPGRGQGGSTSTSMTPTNATLAGATATASRPTPPGPHLPFSSNPLTPLTPHSSTSSSTPNTNTAAAAATAAAAAAAAGGNPPQDRYAALKDLDEEFKTQKESETSNGGVSWAVPNGAHHPHHPNTTASSSSVPNNGSSGGVFGPSNINGSVFGSPPGGVFGGGVNGGASVMGTPPTAPSPWQNFTGANPFSGVNNGAAWVNGGTAMSAPGPTHTQQGFGAMVQPNPFGTIYGMWAPDPNFNQFGGGAALNGGGPGPGQGGGWANFPANPPQPSKMPWGAANGTPNPFMAAAPQMPSSGSSYNPFL; encoded by the exons TCCCTCGGGTCcgtcagcagcagcggcagcagtctCTCGGGGGTCACCAGCCCCCcgccaaacaacaacaacaacaacaacaagctgcCTGGCCCCCGCCCCTCCGCCTCCCTCGACCTTCTCTCGGGCCTCAGCCAGTCGCCCCGTGCCGCCCCCACCCCCGGGGACCCCTTTGCCTCCCCCACGGGCCACCAGCCTCCCCCCGCACAGGCCCAGGCGGTGTCGCAGCCGTCTTTTGCAAACTTTGAGAACGCGAACATCTTCATGAACACGCCGACGACTG aAGACCAGACAGAAGCCGGGTCATccccgctctccctctctcctggctcttccgcctctccctccctctcccgctcccaCTCCCCCATCCCCATCCCCCGTCCCGTGCGCACCCCGTCACCCTACCTGGCCTGGGAGGATCTGGAGGGTGAGGAGGTGAACGCTGGGACTCCTCTCATCCCCATAGCAGAGAGCTTCGCCTCGCTCTACACCTCCGAGGCCACTAACGCTAAGCCCGGCTCCACCCCCTGCACCCCTGTCTTTGCCTCCGGGGTCAGCGCTCAGTTTGTCTTCCCCACTAACATAGGCGGGGGCGGGGAGGCCTCAAAGCCCTCCCCAAAATCGTCCTCAAAGCCGGcctcccccgccccaccccgcacCTCTGACACTCATGCACCCTCTGCCACTAACCACCCCCACTCTAGAGACAAATCCCCCTCACCCCCGGGCCCCTCCTTCCCCCTGCTCAGCCATGCCCCGTCCCCGCCACCCAGCAGCAAGGCACCCCACACCCCGCGGGGACGCTCAGGCTCCCCCTTTTTCCCCCTGAACCGCACCTCCTCCCTCCCGGGGTCTAAGGCAGGTCTTGAGGCAGCCCCGCACAGCCCTTATGGGTCCCCGCGAGGTGTGGCGCTCCTTCTGTCTACCATGGGGCGGCGGGGGTCCTACCAGAGCCTTGGGGGGTCCACGGGCTCTGTCAAGGACGAGGAGCACCTCCTGGACGACCttgagccagaggaggaggacggccggggcacaggggaggaggaggggccagGGCAGGAGCCGCCCCACCCCATCTCCCGCCCCATCCCCATAGCCCAGAGCCTCCTGTACCGCCACGGTGGCCGTCCCCTCAGTAGCAGCTGCCCCACCCGTGCTTCCCCCCTCACTAACCCCCCGCTGCCCCCTCTGTCCCGCCTCGCCACTAACAGCCCTTGGGGGGCGCCGGGGCGGGGCCAGGGGGGCAGCACCTCCACCAGCATGACACCCACTAATGCCACTCTTGCAGGGGCCACCGCCACAGCCAGCCGGCCAACCCCCCCAGgcccccatctccccttctccagtaaccccctcactcccctcacaccccactcctccacctcctcctccacccccaacaccaacaccgccgcagccgccgccactgccgccgccgctgctgctgccgccggcGGTAACCCTCCGCAGGACAGGTACGCCGCCCTCAAGGACCTGGACGAGGAGTTCAAGACGCAGAAGGAGAGTGAGACCTCCA ATGGGGGTGTCAGCTGGGCCGTGCCAAATGGagcccatcacccccaccaccccaacaccaccgcctcctcttcctccgtccccaACAATGGCTCATCCGGCGGCGTGTTCGGCCCCTCCAACATCAACGGCTCGGTCTTCGGATCTCCTCCTGGTGGGGTGTTCGGTGGGGGGGTGAACGGAGGCGCCTCTGTCATGGGTACGCCCCCCACCGCCCCCTCCCCGTGGCAGAACTTTACTGGCGCCAACCCTTTCTCTG GAGTCAACAACGGGGCTGCCTGGGTGAACGGGGGGACAGCCATGAGTGCTCCAGGCCCCACCCACACCCAGCAGGGCTTTGGTGCCATGGTGCAGCCCAACCCATTCGGAA CAATCTATGGGATGTGGG CTCCCGACCCCAACTTCAACCAGTTCGGGGGCGGGGCGGCCCTCAACGGGGGAGGGCCGGGGCCGGGGCAGGGCGGGGGCTGGGCCAACTTCCCCGCCAACCCCCCACAGCCCTCCAAAATGCCCTGGGGAGCTGCAAACGGAACCCCAAACCCATTTATG GCTGCTGCTCCCCAGATGCCTTCCAGCGGGTCATCCTACAACCCTTTTCTTTGA